A section of the Capra hircus breed San Clemente chromosome 23, ASM170441v1, whole genome shotgun sequence genome encodes:
- the CRISP2 gene encoding cysteine-rich secretory protein 2 precursor (The RefSeq protein has 2 substitutions compared to this genomic sequence), with the protein MALLPLVLFLTAVLLPSFPTEGKDPSFTALITTQTQVQREIVNKHNELRKSVSPPASNMLKMEWSREVTANAQKWANKCTLEHSDPNERKTSTKCGENLYMSSDPMAWSDAIQSWFDEHHNFVYGSGPKSASAIVGHYTQLVWYSSFRVGCGIAYCPNQESLKYYYVCQYCPAGNNVSKKNTPYQQGAPCGSCPDNCDNGLCTNTCEYEDLLSNCDSLKKTAGCQHELLKEKCKATCLCEGKIY; encoded by the exons ATGGCTTTACTCCCACTGGTGCTGTTTCTGACCGCTGTCCTGCTTCCATCTTTCCCCATCGAAGGAAAG gatCCATCCTTTACTGCTTTGATAaccactcaaactcaagtccaaaGAGAAATTGTAAATAAACACAATGAACTAAGGAAATCAGTCTCTCCACCTGCCAGCAACATGCTAAAGATG GAATGGAGCAGAGACGTAACAGCAAATGCCCAGAAGTGGGCAAACAAGTGCACTTTAGAACACAGCGATCCAAATGAACGAAAGACCA GTACAAAATGTGGTGAAAATCTGTACATGTCAAGTGACCCTATGGCCTGGTCAGATGCAATCCAAAGCTGGTTTGACGAGCACCACAATTTTGTCTACGGTTCAGGACCAAAGAGCGCCAGTGCAATTGTTGGACATTATACTCAG CTTGTCTGGTATTCATCTTTCCGTGTTGGATGTGGAATTGCCTACTGTCCCAATCAAGAGAGTCTAAAATACTACTATGTGTGCCAATACTGTCCTGC TGGTAATAACGTGAGTAAAAAGAATACCCCTTACCAACAAGGAGCACCTTGTGGCAGTTGCCCCGATAACTGTGACAATGGATTATGCA CCAATACTTGCGAGTATGAAGATCTCCTCAGTAACTGTGACTCCTTGAAGAAAACAGCTGGCTGTCAACACGAACTGCTCAAGGAAAAATGCAAGGCCACTTGCCTGTGTGAAGGCAAAATTTACTGA
- the CRISP2 gene encoding cysteine-rich secretory protein 2 isoform X1, whose protein sequence is MALLPLVLFLTAVLLPSFPIEGKDPSFTALITTQTQVQREIVNKHNELRKSVSPPASNMLKMEWSRDVTANAQKWANKCTLEHSDPNERKTSTKCGENLYMSSDPMAWSDAIQSWFDEHHNFVYGSGPKSASAIVGHYTQLVWYSSFRVGCGIAYCPNQESLKYYYVCQYCPAGNNVSKKNTPYQQGAPCGSCPDNCDNGLCTNTCEYEDLLSNCDSLKKTAGCQHELLKEKCKATCLCEGKIY, encoded by the exons ATGGCTTTACTCCCACTGGTGCTGTTTCTGACCGCTGTCCTGCTTCCATCTTTCCCCATCGAAGGAAAG gatCCATCCTTTACTGCTTTGATAaccactcaaactcaagtccaaaGAGAAATTGTAAATAAACACAATGAACTAAGGAAATCAGTCTCTCCACCTGCCAGCAACATGCTAAAGATG GAATGGAGCAGAGACGTAACAGCAAATGCCCAGAAGTGGGCAAACAAGTGCACTTTAGAACACAGCGATCCAAATGAACGAAAGACCA GTACAAAATGTGGTGAAAATCTGTACATGTCAAGTGACCCTATGGCCTGGTCAGATGCAATCCAAAGCTGGTTTGACGAGCACCACAATTTTGTCTACGGTTCAGGACCAAAGAGCGCCAGTGCAATTGTTGGACATTATACTCAG CTTGTCTGGTATTCATCTTTCCGTGTTGGATGTGGAATTGCCTACTGTCCCAATCAAGAGAGTCTAAAATACTACTATGTGTGCCAATACTGTCCTGC TGGTAATAACGTGAGTAAAAAGAATACCCCTTACCAACAAGGAGCACCTTGTGGCAGTTGCCCCGATAACTGTGACAATGGATTATGCA CCAATACTTGCGAGTATGAAGATCTCCTCAGTAACTGTGACTCCTTGAAGAAAACAGCTGGCTGTCAACACGAACTGCTCAAGGAAAAATGCAAGGCCACTTGCCTGTGTGAAGGCAAAATTTACTGA